Proteins encoded by one window of Methanosphaera sp. WGK6:
- a CDS encoding TMEM175 family protein yields METERFEALIDAILAIIITLIILELNVPSAPTFAALFELKQEFFIYAVSFFVIFNIWNTHHNLFTKI; encoded by the coding sequence ATGGAAACTGAACGATTTGAAGCCCTAATTGATGCTATTCTTGCAATTATTATCACATTAATTATACTAGAATTAAATGTACCCTCTGCACCAACATTTGCAGCACTCTTTGAACTAAAACAAGAATTCTTCATATATGCAGTTAGCTTCTTTGTAATATTTAATATATGGAATACCCATCATAATTTATTTACAAAAATT